A section of the Desulfuromonas sp. genome encodes:
- a CDS encoding universal stress protein — MLNLSKKILVAIDGSPQSDKAAEEAVRLAAGSGARFKSKVYALLVLPSMRAPSFTDFFPSLPDTERPGWEEKRKRIFYVVEKAASQAEIPLASEVVYGDASEEIMAFAEKEEIDVIVIGSSGAGRVKRAFMGSVSTKVALHARHSVYIVR; from the coding sequence GTGCTCAATCTCAGCAAGAAAATCCTGGTGGCAATCGACGGGTCCCCGCAATCGGACAAGGCGGCCGAAGAGGCGGTGCGCCTGGCCGCCGGCTCCGGGGCCCGCTTTAAGAGCAAGGTGTACGCCCTTCTGGTTCTGCCCAGCATGCGGGCGCCGTCTTTCACAGATTTTTTCCCCTCCCTTCCGGATACCGAGCGTCCCGGCTGGGAGGAGAAACGCAAGCGCATCTTTTACGTGGTCGAGAAAGCCGCCTCCCAGGCCGAAATCCCCCTTGCGAGCGAGGTGGTCTACGGCGACGCCTCCGAGGAGATCATGGCCTTTGCCGAGAAGGAGGAGATCGACGTCATCGTCATCGGGTCTTCCGGGGCAGGGCGGGTCAAGCGGGCGTTCATGGGAAGTGTTTCCACCAAGGTTGCCCTTCACGCCAGGCACTCGGTCTACATCGTTCGTTAG
- a CDS encoding cation acetate symporter, producing the protein MTAGDFKMAPALLLMAFLVFSVMVGLASRTSKGEYYLVRGRSFGRLGIGAAIASNWMSAASFLGIAGVFYLQGYFALAYVIGWTGGYVLLLFLMAGQIRRFGKYTAPEFVDARYASPVARFLSALITILITLVYCVAQYKGIGLIFSWIFGLDYTPALFLGTAVVISYLVLSGSLGVARNQQFHYAVLILCFILPLMALAKTLGFPWLIPQMGYGGAIRELTEGAAAAHAAPWTYGTPFEWIALCFTLMVGTAGLPHVLSRFYTVPNIRDASWSVVWGLFFIGLLYWSAPAYGALAKIWEMRNGLAGDPESARAVADLIAVMAGEWAGLPTWVTGIVATGAIVAAFSTVTGLLITGAGAFSYDIYFRLINPRASERQLMKVAKTATLALALLVVVLAVNPPGLIAQITAVAFALAGNTLFPVFLLGIWWDRTNKHGAIAGMVTGLLITTASLFLGGAFPLVATLFPPTSSALIGAPLVIVTMIAVSLATPPPPEEIRRFLAEEVNRL; encoded by the coding sequence ATGACTGCCGGTGACTTCAAAATGGCTCCAGCCCTGCTGCTGATGGCCTTTCTCGTCTTCTCGGTCATGGTCGGACTGGCCAGTCGAACCAGCAAAGGGGAGTACTACCTGGTCAGGGGACGCTCCTTCGGCCGCCTCGGGATCGGGGCGGCAATCGCCTCCAACTGGATGAGCGCCGCCTCCTTCCTGGGCATCGCTGGGGTCTTCTATCTGCAGGGCTATTTCGCCCTCGCCTACGTGATCGGCTGGACGGGGGGCTACGTCCTGCTGCTCTTCCTGATGGCGGGCCAGATCCGCCGCTTCGGCAAGTACACGGCCCCGGAGTTCGTCGACGCCCGCTACGCCTCGCCGGTGGCCCGTTTCCTGTCGGCCCTGATCACCATACTGATCACCCTGGTCTACTGCGTTGCCCAGTACAAGGGCATCGGCCTGATTTTTTCCTGGATCTTCGGCCTGGACTACACCCCGGCCCTGTTCCTGGGAACCGCCGTGGTCATCTCCTACCTCGTCCTATCGGGAAGCCTCGGGGTCGCCCGCAACCAGCAGTTCCACTACGCGGTCCTCATCCTCTGCTTCATCCTGCCCCTGATGGCCCTGGCCAAGACGCTCGGTTTCCCCTGGCTCATCCCCCAGATGGGCTACGGCGGGGCAATTCGGGAACTGACCGAAGGCGCCGCTGCGGCCCACGCAGCCCCCTGGACCTACGGCACCCCCTTCGAATGGATCGCCCTCTGTTTCACCCTCATGGTGGGAACCGCGGGACTGCCCCATGTCCTCTCCCGCTTCTACACCGTCCCCAACATCAGGGACGCCAGCTGGAGCGTGGTCTGGGGGCTTTTCTTTATCGGCCTTCTCTACTGGAGCGCCCCGGCCTACGGAGCCCTCGCCAAGATCTGGGAGATGCGCAACGGCCTGGCGGGCGATCCCGAATCGGCCCGTGCGGTCGCCGACCTGATCGCGGTCATGGCCGGGGAATGGGCCGGCCTGCCGACCTGGGTGACCGGGATCGTTGCCACCGGAGCGATCGTGGCCGCCTTCTCCACCGTCACCGGGCTGCTCATAACCGGGGCGGGCGCCTTCTCCTACGATATCTACTTCCGCCTCATCAACCCCCGGGCCAGCGAAAGACAGTTGATGAAAGTCGCCAAAACGGCGACCCTGGCGCTGGCGCTTCTGGTGGTGGTCCTGGCCGTCAACCCCCCGGGGCTGATCGCCCAGATCACAGCGGTCGCCTTCGCCCTGGCCGGCAACACCCTGTTCCCGGTCTTTCTCCTCGGCATCTGGTGGGACCGGACAAACAAGCACGGGGCCATCGCCGGCATGGTGACCGGCCTTCTCATTACCACCGCATCGCTCTTCCTGGGAGGGGCCTTCCCCCTGGTCGCGACCCTTTTCCCGCCGACCTCCTCCGCACTTATAGGAGCCCCCCTCGTCATTGTGACCATGATCGCCGTTTCCCTGGCCACCCCCCCGCCTCCAGAGGAGATTCGCCGCTTCCTTGCCGAGGAGGTTAACCGCCTTTAG
- a CDS encoding sugar phosphate isomerase/epimerase, whose protein sequence is MKLVLSAGSLYTLPLEKVFEIARDTGFDGMEVIIGYDFQYQDNGALIRDLQTILPICSLHAPFLELDGWGNKIDQLHRTTRLALDTGIPLINFHPPAWMALEFKFWRWFNRVRNFQKEVGQDQILITIENMPCSGAFKLNPYLLGATGAMISFMQERNLYMTFDTAHMGSSKANFLQDFHRFYDSGRMRNIHFSDYGYGREHLLPGHGVLHLTRFLNHLGETGYNEALTLELSPHEFPKEEELIRESMSEIFDYLCQETRF, encoded by the coding sequence ATGAAACTTGTCCTATCCGCCGGCAGCCTATACACCCTCCCCCTGGAAAAGGTCTTCGAGATCGCCAGGGATACGGGGTTCGATGGCATGGAAGTCATCATCGGCTACGACTTCCAGTACCAGGACAATGGCGCCCTGATTCGGGATCTGCAGACCATCCTCCCGATCTGCTCCCTGCACGCCCCCTTTCTGGAGCTCGACGGCTGGGGCAACAAGATCGACCAGCTTCACCGCACCACCCGGCTCGCCCTCGATACCGGCATCCCCCTTATCAACTTCCACCCCCCTGCCTGGATGGCTCTGGAGTTCAAGTTCTGGCGCTGGTTCAACCGGGTGAGGAACTTCCAGAAAGAAGTCGGTCAAGACCAGATCCTCATCACTATCGAGAACATGCCCTGCTCCGGCGCCTTCAAGCTCAACCCCTACCTCCTCGGAGCCACAGGGGCGATGATCTCCTTCATGCAGGAACGCAACCTCTACATGACCTTCGACACGGCCCACATGGGCTCGTCCAAGGCCAATTTCCTGCAAGACTTTCACCGGTTCTACGATTCGGGGAGGATGCGCAACATCCACTTCTCCGACTACGGCTACGGCCGAGAGCACCTGCTGCCCGGCCACGGGGTCCTGCACCTGACCCGTTTTCTCAACCATCTGGGCGAGACGGGGTACAACGAGGCCCTGACCCTGGAGCTGTCCCCCCACGAATTCCCCAAGGAAGAGGAGCTCATTCGGGAGAGCATGTCGGAAATCTTCGACTACCTCTGCCAGGAGACCCGGTTCTGA
- a CDS encoding IclR family transcriptional regulator codes for MAKKEKSEYIIQAVSHALDLLEQFHDDVDELGVTELSKRLKLHKNNVFRLLATLESRGYIEQNRATENYRLGLKALELGQTFIKQMGLLRQAKPILERLVGECNETSYVAIFKEGFIVYLDVVETDLTVRVVSRVGSRLPAYSTAAGKVHLAHMSDEEIDALYPNGEFKTYTPHTITDRATLKEHLKTVAEQGYALDDEEMDPGVRCVAAPIRDYTRRIVGAVSVSGPSMRFPDERIEKDLIPLVMKAGEDLSTRLGFHK; via the coding sequence ATGGCAAAAAAAGAGAAATCCGAATACATCATTCAAGCAGTATCCCACGCCCTCGACCTGCTTGAGCAGTTCCACGACGATGTTGACGAACTGGGCGTCACCGAACTCAGCAAACGACTCAAGCTCCACAAGAACAACGTCTTCCGACTCCTGGCGACACTGGAGTCGCGCGGCTATATTGAACAGAATCGAGCCACCGAAAACTACCGACTCGGCCTCAAGGCCCTCGAATTGGGGCAGACCTTTATCAAGCAGATGGGGCTTTTGCGGCAAGCCAAACCGATCCTCGAGCGCCTGGTCGGCGAGTGCAACGAGACCTCCTACGTGGCCATCTTCAAAGAAGGTTTCATCGTCTACCTCGACGTGGTGGAGACCGACCTGACGGTGCGGGTGGTGTCCCGGGTCGGGTCCCGACTGCCGGCTTACAGCACGGCCGCCGGCAAGGTCCACCTGGCCCACATGTCCGACGAGGAGATCGACGCCCTCTACCCGAATGGGGAGTTTAAAACCTACACCCCCCACACCATCACCGACAGGGCGACTCTCAAGGAGCACCTCAAGACGGTCGCCGAGCAGGGATACGCCCTCGACGACGAGGAGATGGATCCGGGTGTCCGCTGCGTCGCCGCTCCGATCCGCGATTACACCCGCCGCATCGTGGGTGCGGTAAGCGTCTCGGGCCCTTCCATGCGATTCCCCGATGAGCGCATCGAGAAGGATTTGATCCCCTTGGTGATGAAAGCCGGCGAGGACCTCTCCACCCGGCTCGGCTTCCACAAGTAG
- a CDS encoding lysophospholipid acyltransferase family protein produces MLRTLFFKIIFYPWTLFVILTGVPLSFINPDLLHSYSQFWARVCLVLAGVRLEVTGEELLEREQSVIYMANHQGNFDILALMAGLPGQFRWLAKEELFRVPLFGFAMRRSGYIPIDRSDRKKAIRSMSEAARRIAGGSSVVVFPEGTRSPDGSLLPFKKGGFMLALQSRVPMVPVAILGSGDIMPKGSRWIHPGTIRVKIFPPLETADKGTRDREELMAAVRRPIENALLDS; encoded by the coding sequence ATGCTGCGCACCCTCTTTTTCAAGATCATCTTTTATCCCTGGACCCTCTTCGTCATCCTCACCGGCGTGCCCCTCTCCTTCATCAACCCCGACCTGCTGCACTCCTATTCCCAGTTCTGGGCCCGGGTCTGTCTGGTGCTGGCCGGGGTGCGCCTGGAGGTCACAGGGGAGGAGCTTCTGGAAAGGGAACAGAGCGTCATCTACATGGCGAACCACCAGGGCAACTTCGACATCCTCGCCCTGATGGCCGGACTGCCCGGCCAGTTCCGCTGGCTGGCCAAGGAGGAGCTGTTCCGCGTCCCCCTCTTCGGCTTCGCCATGCGCCGCAGCGGCTACATCCCCATCGACCGCTCCGACCGCAAAAAGGCGATCAGGAGCATGAGCGAGGCGGCGCGGCGCATCGCAGGAGGATCCTCGGTGGTCGTTTTCCCCGAGGGGACCCGCTCCCCGGACGGCAGCCTCCTCCCCTTTAAAAAGGGCGGCTTCATGCTCGCGCTCCAGTCCCGGGTGCCGATGGTGCCGGTGGCCATCCTCGGCAGCGGGGACATCATGCCGAAGGGCAGCCGCTGGATCCACCCGGGAACGATCCGGGTAAAGATCTTCCCGCCGTTGGAGACGGCGGACAAAGGCACTCGGGACCGTGAGGAATTGATGGCGGCGGTGCGCCGCCCCATCGAAAATGCCCTGCTAGACAGTTGA
- a CDS encoding HEAT repeat domain-containing protein, protein MGGQVFLNNLEQALTGLVKLIKAVQYYPPRHPSLTAAVEEARNRFAPLLEGDTPLNCTVHRDGFTVAERKIAPNSPILKSLAPFLFARRIHQLMVMPDLCASDLEALARCLTLEPGELQKEGGVPEALRRARVTTVWINEVDLARVLAMREEIEELGSDGHEAEAQALHTPEDVLEVTRENRDLERVIQELARETDPARYQDLLRELAPLMHQNLTETGRPLVLQALTLVGRHAIDSKDSGERKTSARQALTELTGEDILDFLIESAGTVRLAEDIRQRVIRTLAFLGKRAGQRVMTRLAGEENPETRRRLAQILIRQGPAAIPVLATHLGDNRTRGVGDAVAMLGDIRDPQATPYLHPMLFHPEGRIRREALRALTKIGGLAAVGVLIQAMRGKDQDLRTRAIRALGALRNTAAVAPLRKLVGKPDPLSRHVEAKKAAVLALGEIGSEDAVPTLLGTLRRRKFWGRARNDELRAAAAFALGKLAAPRAAKGLKRASRDRAATVADAAKQSLKLIEDTQDHEPGRD, encoded by the coding sequence TTGGGGGGACAGGTCTTTCTGAACAACCTTGAACAGGCCCTGACAGGCCTGGTCAAACTCATCAAGGCTGTCCAGTACTACCCTCCCCGCCACCCTTCCCTGACCGCGGCCGTCGAAGAGGCTAGAAACCGCTTCGCTCCGCTTCTGGAGGGGGACACCCCCCTCAACTGCACGGTCCACCGGGACGGCTTCACCGTAGCGGAGCGAAAAATCGCTCCGAACAGCCCGATCCTGAAGAGCCTTGCCCCTTTTCTCTTCGCCCGCCGCATTCATCAACTCATGGTGATGCCCGATCTCTGCGCGAGCGACCTCGAGGCCCTGGCCCGTTGCCTCACCCTGGAGCCAGGAGAACTGCAGAAGGAGGGAGGCGTTCCCGAAGCGCTGCGCCGGGCGCGGGTCACCACGGTCTGGATCAACGAAGTCGACCTCGCCCGGGTCCTGGCCATGCGGGAAGAAATCGAGGAATTGGGCTCCGACGGACACGAAGCTGAGGCCCAGGCACTTCACACGCCAGAAGACGTCCTGGAGGTCACCCGGGAGAACCGGGATCTGGAGCGGGTCATCCAGGAGTTGGCACGGGAAACCGACCCGGCCCGCTACCAGGACCTCCTCCGGGAACTGGCCCCCCTGATGCACCAGAACCTGACCGAAACCGGCCGCCCCCTGGTGCTCCAGGCCCTGACACTCGTCGGCCGCCACGCGATTGACAGCAAGGACTCCGGGGAGCGAAAAACCAGCGCACGGCAGGCCCTGACCGAACTGACCGGTGAGGACATCCTCGATTTCCTCATCGAATCGGCGGGCACCGTGCGACTGGCCGAGGACATACGCCAGCGGGTCATCCGGACCCTGGCCTTCCTGGGAAAGCGCGCCGGGCAGAGGGTCATGACAAGGCTGGCCGGGGAAGAAAACCCGGAGACGCGCCGCCGCCTCGCCCAGATACTGATCCGCCAGGGCCCGGCGGCAATCCCGGTCCTCGCCACCCACCTCGGTGATAACCGGACGCGGGGGGTGGGCGACGCCGTAGCGATGCTCGGAGACATTCGCGACCCCCAGGCAACGCCCTACCTTCACCCCATGCTGTTTCACCCGGAGGGGCGGATCCGGCGGGAGGCGCTGCGGGCCCTGACCAAGATCGGAGGCCTGGCCGCCGTGGGGGTCCTGATCCAGGCCATGCGGGGAAAGGACCAGGATCTTCGCACCCGGGCCATCCGCGCCCTGGGCGCGTTGCGGAACACGGCCGCCGTCGCTCCTCTCAGGAAGCTGGTCGGCAAACCGGACCCCCTGTCCCGCCACGTCGAGGCGAAAAAGGCGGCCGTCCTGGCTCTCGGAGAAATCGGCTCCGAGGATGCCGTCCCGACCCTCCTGGGGACCCTTCGACGTCGCAAATTCTGGGGCCGGGCCCGCAACGACGAACTGCGTGCGGCGGCCGCCTTCGCCCTCGGAAAACTGGCTGCGCCCCGCGCTGCGAAAGGGCTGAAACGCGCCTCCCGGGACCGCGCCGCGACGGTGGCCGACGCCGCGAAACAATCCCTCAAACTGATCGAAGATACCCAGGACCATGAACCCGGAAGAGATTAA
- a CDS encoding single-stranded DNA-binding protein, which translates to MSVNKVILVGNLGKDPELRYTPSGAAVANFSLATSERYKDRNGEQQEKTEWHNIVVWRNLAEICGKYLHKGKHIYIEGRIQTRSYDDRDGNKRYITEIVADKMQMLGRVGDEGGYAQRGEPRQSRPAQQTPAQGNQGNQGGAPAYEDIADSSYNPDDDIPF; encoded by the coding sequence ATGAGCGTCAATAAAGTTATCCTGGTGGGAAATCTGGGCAAGGACCCCGAACTGCGCTACACCCCGAGCGGGGCCGCTGTGGCCAACTTCTCTCTCGCCACCTCGGAGCGGTACAAGGACCGCAACGGGGAGCAGCAGGAAAAAACCGAGTGGCACAATATCGTGGTCTGGCGCAACCTCGCCGAGATCTGCGGCAAGTACCTGCACAAGGGGAAGCATATCTACATCGAGGGGCGCATCCAGACCCGCTCCTACGACGATCGCGACGGCAACAAGCGGTATATCACCGAGATCGTCGCTGACAAGATGCAGATGCTCGGCCGGGTCGGCGATGAGGGCGGTTACGCCCAGCGCGGCGAGCCCCGCCAGAGCCGGCCGGCGCAGCAGACGCCCGCCCAGGGCAATCAGGGGAACCAGGGCGGCGCCCCGGCCTACGAGGATATCGCCGATTCCTCCTATAATCCGGATGACGATATTCCGTTTTAG
- a CDS encoding long-chain fatty acid--CoA ligase — translation MNETLPKMVSRQARRLSSQTALRYKEKGAYRDISWKAMEQAWRGYALGLLSLGLRPGERVAIMGPNGPAWVFADLAAMHCGAVSVPIYHTEGLEAILHVVNDSQSRFLFLFSPLLAEELLSHLAEVPQLERVILLEGSLEHPSFVSLQEFLAGGDQQQQASLDTLTEKGSAEDPATIIYTSGTTGPPKGVTLSHRNILANIEAAVKSFEISEKDTCLSFLPLSHVFERVDGYYLMLHQGAVIAYAENIDTVPLNLQEIAPTIVISVPRLFEKMFARIMERVLAGPWHKKQIFFTALKAGRAAVARRQGGRNPGVLLEMAVAAANALVFTKLKGHLGGQVRFFISGGAPLPRNVAEFFLAANLPIYEGYGLTETAAGITVNSPQAHRIGTVGRPFEGTDVRIADDGEIVVRGPGIFQGYWNAPERTAETFADGWFKTGDIGEFDPEGFLLITDRKKDIIVTAGGKNIAPQVIESLFKHDKFLSNAMVYGDRKPYLTALLVPNFDNL, via the coding sequence ATGAATGAAACCCTTCCAAAGATGGTCAGCCGCCAAGCCCGCCGCCTATCCAGCCAAACCGCCCTGCGCTACAAAGAGAAGGGAGCGTACCGGGACATTTCATGGAAGGCCATGGAGCAGGCCTGGCGCGGCTACGCCCTGGGGCTTTTGAGCCTCGGCCTGCGCCCCGGAGAACGGGTGGCAATCATGGGGCCCAACGGGCCGGCATGGGTCTTCGCAGACCTGGCCGCAATGCACTGCGGGGCCGTATCCGTCCCCATATATCACACCGAGGGGCTGGAGGCCATCCTCCATGTGGTCAACGACTCCCAAAGCCGCTTCCTTTTTCTCTTTTCGCCCCTGCTTGCCGAGGAGTTGCTTTCGCACCTGGCGGAGGTCCCGCAACTGGAGAGGGTTATCCTCCTGGAGGGTTCCCTTGAGCACCCCTCCTTCGTTTCCCTGCAGGAGTTCCTGGCCGGGGGCGACCAGCAGCAGCAGGCCAGCCTGGACACCCTGACGGAGAAGGGCTCCGCCGAGGACCCGGCCACCATTATCTACACCTCCGGCACGACGGGCCCGCCCAAGGGGGTGACCCTGAGCCATCGAAACATCCTGGCCAATATCGAAGCGGCGGTGAAGTCATTTGAAATCTCCGAAAAAGACACCTGCCTCTCCTTCCTGCCGCTTTCCCACGTCTTCGAGCGGGTCGACGGCTACTACCTGATGCTCCACCAGGGCGCGGTAATCGCCTACGCCGAAAATATCGACACGGTCCCCCTGAACCTTCAGGAGATCGCTCCGACGATCGTCATCAGCGTTCCCCGGCTCTTCGAGAAGATGTTCGCCCGGATCATGGAGAGGGTCCTGGCCGGTCCATGGCATAAAAAGCAGATATTCTTCACGGCGCTGAAGGCCGGGAGGGCCGCAGTCGCGAGGCGTCAGGGCGGCCGCAACCCCGGGGTTTTGCTGGAGATGGCCGTCGCCGCGGCAAATGCTCTTGTCTTTACCAAACTCAAGGGGCACCTTGGGGGCCAGGTGCGCTTTTTCATATCGGGCGGCGCTCCCCTGCCCCGCAATGTGGCCGAATTCTTCCTCGCCGCGAACCTGCCGATCTATGAGGGGTACGGGCTGACCGAAACCGCGGCCGGAATCACCGTCAACAGCCCCCAAGCCCACCGCATCGGAACCGTGGGGCGCCCCTTCGAGGGCACTGATGTCCGCATCGCCGATGACGGGGAAATCGTCGTCCGGGGACCGGGCATCTTCCAGGGCTACTGGAACGCACCGGAGCGGACCGCGGAGACCTTCGCCGACGGCTGGTTTAAAACCGGCGACATCGGCGAATTCGACCCGGAAGGTTTCCTGCTCATCACCGACCGCAAGAAGGACATCATCGTAACCGCCGGCGGCAAAAACATAGCCCCCCAGGTGATCGAGAGCCTCTTCAAGCACGACAAGTTCCTGTCCAACGCCATGGTCTACGGAGACCGAAAGCCCTACCTCACCGCTCTTCTCGTCCCCAACTTCGACAACCTGTAG
- the coaE gene encoding dephospho-CoA kinase (Dephospho-CoA kinase (CoaE) performs the final step in coenzyme A biosynthesis.) produces the protein MILGITGGIASGKSTVTDVFRSLGAAVVSADELSREVVRPGTPTLERIVQAFGPGILRSDGTLDRKALGEIVFSDPAMRERLNAITHPAIAARAEERLRSLVLEGERLIVYEAPLLFEAGAEKRVDEVLVVTVDEPTQLERLMARDGIGEAEARGRVAAQMPQAEKASRADFVIYNSGDRQAAAEEVKALFRRLVGASG, from the coding sequence ATGATTCTCGGAATTACCGGCGGCATTGCCTCCGGCAAAAGCACCGTGACCGACGTTTTTCGCTCTCTCGGGGCTGCGGTGGTGAGCGCCGACGAGTTGTCCCGCGAGGTCGTGCGTCCGGGTACGCCAACCCTGGAGCGCATCGTGCAGGCCTTCGGGCCCGGCATCCTCCGCAGTGACGGGACCCTCGATCGCAAGGCACTGGGGGAGATCGTCTTTTCCGACCCGGCCATGCGGGAGAGGCTCAACGCCATCACCCACCCGGCCATTGCCGCTCGTGCCGAAGAGCGCCTGCGCTCCCTCGTCCTCGAAGGAGAGCGCCTGATCGTTTACGAGGCCCCACTCCTTTTCGAGGCAGGGGCGGAGAAACGGGTCGATGAGGTCCTGGTGGTGACCGTGGATGAGCCGACCCAGCTCGAGCGCCTCATGGCCCGGGACGGCATCGGCGAGGCCGAAGCCCGGGGCAGGGTTGCCGCACAGATGCCCCAAGCCGAAAAGGCGTCCAGGGCCGACTTTGTCATCTACAATTCGGGAGACCGGCAGGCCGCCGCAGAAGAGGTCAAAGCCCTCTTCCGGCGGCTTGTCGGCGCGTCTGGCTGA
- a CDS encoding HD-GYP domain-containing protein codes for MNPEEIKQVVQGLAGAFKMLRLYPLGHPAIERQIQGLLVALRSLFRSQKVLHMGLLEGALFFEEHLFAQSQPAAEELARTLKSLALKGLEFHPGLTAKELQILLDLLDRKEARGEALEDALAERGVHNIRPLADEDEDETADDPPRKVYGRALQVMEKIFHDVRLGKNPTSDDAVKVVKSMVQLTLSEPHALFALSMLKDYDNYTFTHSVNVAVIALTLGRACDLTPERLRTLGLGSLLHDLGKLHIDRDIITKPGKLTEEEFALIRQHPRLGADIVGEMEGVPPEAMDIVLGHHLRFDGQGYPVEARGRTVSPLVELAAIADTYDAITTFRSYQRPMTPRQAIQRLREVSGTVLNPGYVKRFIASLGSYPVGSLVRLDSNEIGVVVRVGEKDPDAVTLTVLFDPGGKQIASPRRMDLNGTDAVRIVAEVDPFVRGIEVTDYFD; via the coding sequence ATGAACCCGGAAGAGATTAAACAGGTCGTACAGGGCCTTGCCGGAGCATTCAAGATGCTCCGCCTCTACCCCCTTGGCCACCCCGCCATCGAGCGCCAGATTCAGGGCCTTCTGGTCGCGTTGCGCTCCCTGTTCCGATCTCAGAAAGTCCTCCACATGGGACTTCTGGAGGGAGCCCTCTTTTTCGAGGAGCATCTCTTCGCCCAGAGCCAGCCTGCAGCCGAGGAACTCGCCCGTACGCTCAAGTCCCTCGCCCTGAAGGGACTGGAATTCCACCCAGGCCTGACCGCAAAGGAACTCCAGATCCTTCTTGACCTGCTCGACCGCAAAGAGGCCAGGGGCGAAGCCCTAGAGGATGCCCTGGCCGAACGGGGAGTGCACAACATCCGCCCCCTCGCCGACGAGGACGAGGACGAGACGGCCGACGATCCGCCACGCAAGGTCTACGGACGGGCACTGCAGGTTATGGAGAAAATTTTCCACGACGTGCGCCTCGGCAAAAACCCCACCTCGGACGACGCGGTGAAGGTGGTCAAGAGCATGGTGCAGCTCACCCTCTCCGAGCCCCATGCCCTCTTTGCCCTCTCCATGCTCAAGGATTACGACAACTACACCTTCACCCATTCAGTCAACGTAGCGGTCATCGCCCTGACCCTTGGCCGCGCCTGCGACCTCACCCCGGAGCGGCTCAGAACCCTCGGACTCGGCTCGCTGCTGCACGACCTGGGCAAACTCCATATCGATCGGGACATCATTACAAAGCCGGGCAAGCTCACCGAAGAGGAGTTCGCCCTCATCCGCCAGCACCCCCGCCTCGGCGCCGACATCGTCGGCGAGATGGAAGGTGTCCCCCCCGAAGCCATGGACATCGTGCTCGGCCACCACCTGCGCTTCGACGGGCAGGGATACCCGGTAGAGGCCCGCGGCCGGACGGTCTCGCCCCTGGTCGAATTGGCGGCGATCGCCGACACCTACGACGCGATCACCACCTTCCGCTCCTACCAGCGTCCCATGACCCCCCGACAGGCGATCCAGAGGTTGCGGGAGGTGTCGGGAACGGTGCTCAACCCCGGCTACGTGAAGCGCTTCATCGCCTCCCTCGGCAGCTACCCGGTCGGGAGCCTGGTCCGGCTCGACAGCAACGAGATCGGAGTCGTCGTTCGGGTCGGGGAGAAAGACCCGGATGCGGTGACCCTCACCGTCCTTTTTGACCCTGGCGGCAAGCAGATCGCCTCCCCTCGACGGATGGACCTGAACGGCACCGACGCGGTGCGCATCGTCGCCGAAGTCGACCCCTTTGTCAGGGGCATCGAGGTGACCGACTACTTCGACTGA
- a CDS encoding HEAT repeat domain-containing protein — protein MLDERKRLLRLALQDPDEGVCSAAAEALEQLESVLGLEQVAEALKSENRGPRVRAVFALERLTSPKAFPLLLSALKDPDADVRAAAVQVLGKKGHPKSLGGLVQRLKDPHPAVQVHAVEALGNFRDGRLIPYLSALFREGNEELVVSAVRSLGKMGLSEAEADLLPLLQDRRSAVRRETAQALGRLDA, from the coding sequence ATGCTGGATGAGCGGAAACGCTTGCTGAGGTTGGCCCTGCAGGATCCGGACGAGGGGGTGTGCAGCGCCGCTGCGGAGGCTCTGGAGCAGCTGGAGTCCGTTCTCGGACTGGAGCAGGTCGCCGAGGCTCTGAAATCGGAGAACCGAGGCCCGCGGGTGCGTGCGGTCTTTGCCTTGGAGCGCCTGACCTCTCCCAAGGCTTTCCCTCTCCTTCTTTCCGCCCTCAAGGATCCTGATGCCGATGTGCGGGCGGCGGCCGTGCAGGTGCTGGGCAAGAAGGGCCACCCCAAGTCCCTCGGGGGACTGGTCCAGCGCCTCAAGGATCCCCATCCCGCCGTGCAGGTTCATGCCGTAGAGGCTTTGGGGAATTTTCGTGATGGGCGCCTGATCCCTTATCTCAGTGCACTGTTTCGGGAAGGAAACGAGGAACTGGTGGTGAGCGCAGTTCGTTCCCTGGGGAAGATGGGACTCTCCGAAGCGGAAGCGGATCTCCTGCCCCTGCTTCAGGACCGTCGCTCCGCAGTGCGCCGTGAAACGGCGCAGGCCCTCGGACGGCTGGACGCCTGA